One genomic region from Microcella humidisoli encodes:
- a CDS encoding type II secretion system F family protein: protein MTLAVGFLLAAGVLLVASPWLWPRREGSSTARDPLAPLADLLARAGVASVSPFVLLGVVAMAGIAGGALTLLLVPVVALAPVAAVVAATVPLLVLRGRAAARRRALRAVWPDVVDHLLSGVRAGLSLPQAIAALADSAPEPVRAPFRTFRRDYLRTAQFTECLDALKATLADPVADRIVETLRMAREVGGTELPSVLRSLSHYLRADAAVRAEVDARQSWVRTAARLGVVAPWIVLLLLSTRPEAAAAYNSTGGAVLVVGGLAATLVAYRLMIALGRLPEEGRWFR, encoded by the coding sequence GTGACCCTCGCCGTCGGGTTCCTGCTCGCGGCCGGGGTGCTGCTCGTCGCCTCGCCGTGGCTGTGGCCGCGCCGCGAAGGGTCGAGCACCGCGCGCGATCCGCTCGCCCCGCTTGCCGATCTGCTCGCCCGCGCGGGCGTCGCCTCGGTCTCACCGTTCGTGCTGCTCGGCGTCGTCGCGATGGCGGGCATCGCCGGAGGAGCCCTGACCCTGCTGCTCGTGCCGGTGGTCGCGCTCGCGCCCGTCGCGGCGGTCGTCGCGGCGACGGTGCCCCTGCTCGTGCTGCGCGGCCGCGCCGCCGCCCGCCGCCGGGCTCTGCGTGCCGTCTGGCCCGACGTCGTCGACCACTTGCTCTCGGGCGTGCGTGCGGGTCTCAGCCTGCCGCAGGCTATCGCGGCGCTCGCCGACTCTGCGCCCGAGCCCGTGCGGGCGCCGTTCCGCACGTTTCGCCGCGACTACCTGCGCACCGCCCAGTTCACCGAGTGCCTCGACGCGCTCAAGGCGACGCTCGCCGATCCGGTGGCCGACCGCATCGTCGAGACGCTGCGCATGGCGCGCGAGGTCGGCGGCACCGAGCTGCCGAGCGTGCTGCGCTCGCTCTCGCACTACCTGCGCGCCGACGCGGCCGTACGAGCCGAGGTGGATGCGCGCCAGTCGTGGGTGCGCACGGCGGCCCGACTCGGCGTCGTCGCGCCGTGGATCGTGCTGCTCCTGCTCAGCACGCGCCCCGAGGCGGCCGCGGCCTACAACTCGACCGGGGGAGCGGTGCTCGTCGTCGGCGGCCTCGCCGCCACCCTCGTCGCCTACCGGCTGATGATCGCGCTGGGGCGACTGCCCGAAGAGGGGCGGTGGTTCCGATGA
- a CDS encoding CpaF family protein has product MSAAHSVITERVRERVRAERLDLSADPTAAERLVRDELRVYAERSLAGSLPSLGDEQAALGRVLADLTGYGPLQPYFDDPTVEEIWINAPDAVFIARAGVTERVDARLTDEQVRTLVERMLQSTGRRVDLSSPFVDASLPDGSRLHVVIPDVTRQHWAVNVRKFSQRIRSLVRLVELGSLTPLAAEFLRMSVLAGSNILVSGATHSGKTTLLGAMLASARPADRIVTVEETFELDLTAADVVAMQCRTPNLEGTGEITLRRLIKEALRMRPDRLVVGEVREAESLDLLIALNSGLPGMCSIHANSARDALVKLSTLPLLAGRNIDSAFVVPTVASAIDLVVHCEMVRGGSRRVAEIVAPTGSVVAGAIEAESIFTLRDGALEPTGSLPARAERFAGAGLDPSILLRSETHPAEQNDTRGPRWSDRAEPESESRA; this is encoded by the coding sequence ATGTCAGCCGCCCACAGCGTCATCACCGAGCGTGTGCGCGAGCGGGTGCGGGCCGAGCGCCTCGACCTCAGCGCCGACCCGACCGCTGCCGAGCGCCTCGTGCGCGACGAGCTGCGCGTCTACGCCGAGCGCTCGCTCGCGGGCAGCCTGCCGAGCCTCGGCGACGAGCAGGCCGCGCTCGGCCGCGTGCTCGCCGATCTCACCGGCTACGGCCCGCTGCAGCCCTACTTCGACGACCCGACGGTCGAAGAGATCTGGATCAACGCCCCCGACGCCGTGTTCATCGCCCGCGCGGGCGTCACCGAGCGGGTGGATGCTCGCCTCACCGACGAGCAGGTGCGCACGCTCGTCGAGCGCATGCTGCAGAGCACGGGCCGCCGCGTCGATCTGAGCAGCCCGTTCGTCGACGCGAGCCTGCCCGACGGCTCGCGCCTGCACGTCGTCATCCCTGACGTCACGCGGCAGCACTGGGCCGTCAATGTGCGCAAGTTCTCGCAGCGCATCCGCAGCCTCGTGCGCCTGGTCGAGCTCGGCTCGCTCACGCCGCTCGCGGCGGAGTTCCTGCGCATGAGCGTGCTCGCCGGCAGCAACATCCTGGTCAGCGGGGCCACGCACTCCGGCAAGACGACGTTGCTCGGTGCGATGCTCGCGAGTGCCCGCCCCGCCGACCGCATCGTCACGGTGGAGGAGACCTTCGAGCTCGACCTCACGGCTGCCGACGTCGTCGCCATGCAGTGCCGCACGCCCAACCTCGAGGGCACCGGCGAGATCACCCTGCGACGCCTCATCAAAGAGGCGCTGCGCATGCGCCCCGACCGCCTCGTCGTGGGCGAGGTGCGCGAGGCAGAGTCGCTCGACCTGTTGATCGCGCTCAACTCCGGCTTGCCGGGCATGTGCTCCATCCATGCGAACAGCGCGCGGGATGCTCTCGTCAAGCTCTCGACCCTCCCACTCCTGGCGGGCCGCAACATCGACTCGGCGTTCGTGGTGCCCACCGTCGCGAGCGCGATCGACCTCGTCGTGCACTGCGAGATGGTGCGGGGCGGCTCTCGCCGGGTGGCGGAGATCGTGGCGCCGACGGGTTCGGTCGTCGCCGGGGCGATCGAGGCCGAGTCGATCTTTACCCTCCGTGACGGAGCGCTCGAGCCGACCGGCTCGCTGCCCGCGCGCGCCGAGCGGTTCGCGGGCGCTGGACTCGACCCGAGCATCCTGCTGCGAAGCGAGACGCACCCCGCCGAGCAGAACGATACGCGCGGCCCCCGCTGGAGCGACCGCGCGGAACCGGAGAGCGAGTCGCGCGCGTGA
- a CDS encoding ZIP family metal transporter: MLEALAAGAVGLAAASFLVLGAAIGWVVRVPTGVVAGVMAFGAGALISTLAFELVAEAHEVGGLLPTLGGFLAGAVIYVLADLALARRGARARKQSIALQSEPGVHAAPAAAASASVGIAVAIGALLDGVPESLVLGLSIAQGGAVSIPLLVAVAVSNVPEGLASAAGMKHEGRSARYVFGVWGGIALVSGIAAMLGFGLLAGAAPEVVAVVTTIAAGGILAMVANTMIPEAFAADRSFTGLWSALGFALAFALYQLG; encoded by the coding sequence ATGCTCGAGGCACTCGCCGCCGGGGCCGTGGGGCTCGCCGCCGCGAGCTTCCTCGTGCTCGGGGCCGCGATCGGCTGGGTCGTGCGGGTGCCGACCGGGGTCGTAGCCGGCGTCATGGCGTTCGGCGCGGGTGCGCTCATCTCAACGCTCGCGTTCGAGCTCGTCGCCGAGGCGCACGAGGTGGGCGGGCTGCTGCCCACCCTGGGCGGCTTCCTCGCTGGCGCCGTGATCTACGTGCTCGCCGACCTCGCCCTCGCGCGACGGGGCGCTCGCGCGCGCAAGCAGTCCATCGCACTGCAGAGCGAGCCGGGCGTGCACGCAGCCCCGGCGGCGGCCGCGAGCGCGAGCGTCGGCATCGCCGTCGCCATCGGGGCGCTGCTCGACGGGGTGCCCGAGAGCCTCGTGCTGGGGCTCTCGATCGCGCAGGGCGGTGCGGTGAGCATCCCGCTGCTCGTCGCCGTCGCGGTGTCGAACGTGCCGGAAGGGCTCGCGAGCGCGGCGGGCATGAAGCACGAGGGCCGCAGCGCGCGGTACGTGTTCGGGGTGTGGGGCGGCATCGCCCTCGTGTCGGGCATCGCAGCGATGCTCGGCTTCGGGCTGCTCGCGGGCGCGGCGCCCGAAGTGGTCGCCGTCGTGACGACGATCGCGGCGGGCGGCATTCTGGCGATGGTCGCCAACACGATGATTCCCGAGGCGTTCGCGGCCGACCGCTCGTTCACGGGACTGTGGTCGGCGCTCGGCTTCGCCCTGGCGTTCGCGCTCTACCAGCTCGGGTAG
- a CDS encoding NAD-dependent succinate-semialdehyde dehydrogenase, with translation MITEAELLAKVPRGLYIDGAWIDAEGGATMTVTDPSTGAVLAEIASASVADGKKAMDAAAAAQASWAATAPRVRAELLRKAWELVIERADEFALLMTLEMGKPLAESRGEVTYGAEFLRWFSEEAVRITGRFGENPEGTGHIVVSHAPVGPSFLITPWNFPLAMATRKIAPAIAAGCTSIIKPAALTPLTTMYFVKTLEDAGLPKGVVNVVTTAKSGALSAEIIADPRLRKLSFTGSTEVGRVLMKQAADGILRTSMELGGNAPFVVFADADLDKAIDGVMLAKFRNIGQACTAANRILVQRDVAEEFSRRVTERVASMKMGRGTEEGVQIGPLVDDNAVQGSHELVEDAVARGATVTTGGQIPDRDGSFYPATVITGVVAGTRLLTEEIFGPVLAIVPFDTEDEAVELANATEYGLISYVYTQDLARGMRMIDRLETGMMGLNAGVISNAAAPFGGVKQSGIGREGSLEGIDEYLTTKYTFVPKS, from the coding sequence ATGATCACCGAAGCCGAACTGCTCGCGAAGGTCCCCCGCGGCCTCTACATCGACGGCGCGTGGATCGACGCCGAGGGCGGCGCGACCATGACCGTCACCGACCCGTCGACCGGCGCCGTGCTCGCCGAGATCGCGAGCGCCTCGGTCGCCGACGGCAAGAAGGCGATGGATGCCGCGGCCGCCGCCCAGGCGAGCTGGGCCGCGACCGCGCCTCGCGTGCGTGCCGAGCTGCTGCGCAAGGCCTGGGAGCTCGTCATCGAGCGGGCCGACGAGTTCGCCCTGCTCATGACGCTCGAGATGGGCAAGCCGCTCGCCGAGTCGCGCGGTGAGGTCACCTACGGCGCCGAGTTCCTGCGCTGGTTCAGCGAGGAGGCGGTGCGCATCACGGGCCGTTTCGGCGAGAACCCCGAGGGCACGGGCCACATCGTGGTCTCGCACGCTCCCGTCGGGCCGTCGTTCCTCATCACGCCCTGGAACTTCCCGCTCGCCATGGCCACGCGCAAGATCGCGCCCGCGATCGCCGCCGGCTGCACCTCGATCATCAAGCCCGCCGCGCTCACCCCGCTCACGACGATGTACTTCGTCAAGACGCTCGAAGACGCCGGCCTGCCGAAGGGCGTCGTCAACGTCGTCACGACGGCCAAGTCGGGTGCCCTGTCGGCCGAGATCATCGCCGACCCGCGCCTGCGCAAGCTCAGCTTCACCGGCTCGACCGAGGTCGGCCGCGTGCTCATGAAGCAGGCCGCCGACGGAATCCTGCGCACCTCGATGGAGCTCGGCGGCAACGCCCCCTTCGTCGTCTTCGCCGACGCCGATCTCGACAAGGCCATCGACGGCGTCATGCTCGCGAAGTTCCGCAACATCGGCCAGGCGTGCACGGCCGCCAACCGCATCCTCGTGCAGCGCGACGTGGCGGAGGAGTTCAGCCGCCGTGTCACCGAGCGCGTCGCGTCGATGAAAATGGGCCGCGGCACCGAGGAGGGCGTGCAGATCGGCCCGCTCGTCGACGACAACGCGGTGCAGGGCTCGCACGAGCTCGTCGAGGACGCGGTCGCGCGCGGTGCGACCGTCACGACCGGCGGGCAGATCCCCGACCGCGACGGCTCGTTCTACCCGGCCACGGTCATCACGGGTGTCGTCGCGGGCACGCGTCTGCTGACGGAGGAGATCTTCGGCCCCGTGCTCGCGATCGTTCCCTTCGACACCGAGGACGAGGCCGTCGAGCTCGCGAACGCGACCGAGTACGGGCTCATCTCCTACGTCTACACGCAGGATCTCGCGCGCGGCATGCGCATGATCGACCGCCTCGAGACGGGCATGATGGGCCTCAACGCGGGCGTCATCTCCAACGCCGCGGCGCCCTTCGGCGGCGTGAAGCAGTCGGGCATCGGTCGCGAGGGCTCGCTCGAGGGCATCGACGAGTACCTCACCACGAAGTACACCTTCGTTCCGAAGAGCTAG